The Mesobacillus jeotgali genome window below encodes:
- the gnd gene encoding phosphogluconate dehydrogenase (NAD(+)-dependent, decarboxylating) → MKLGMVGLGKMGYNLVLNLMENGHEVVANDINEEAMQKIKAEGAEIAADYQAMADMLPKPRVIWLMIPAGELIDQVIEKFTPYLEEGDILIDGGNSNYKDTLRRAEKLSAAGVHFMDVGTSGGMEGARNGACTMIGGDAEVFAHVEPIFKDISIENGYLYTGKVGSGHFLKMVHNGIEYGMMQAIAEGFEILEKSPFDYDYKEVSRVWNHGSVIRSWLMELMENAFSKEPKLESIKGVMHSSGEGKWTVETALDLQTAAPVIALSLMMRYRSLEDDTFTGKVVAALRNEFGGHAVEKK, encoded by the coding sequence GTGAAACTAGGAATGGTTGGCCTTGGCAAAATGGGCTATAACTTAGTATTGAACCTGATGGAAAACGGCCATGAAGTTGTGGCGAATGATATTAATGAAGAAGCAATGCAGAAAATCAAAGCAGAAGGCGCCGAAATTGCAGCTGATTATCAGGCAATGGCGGACATGCTGCCAAAGCCGCGCGTGATCTGGCTTATGATTCCTGCCGGAGAATTGATCGACCAGGTGATCGAGAAGTTCACACCATACTTGGAAGAAGGCGACATCCTGATTGATGGCGGAAATTCAAACTATAAGGATACATTAAGACGTGCTGAAAAGCTTTCTGCAGCCGGCGTCCACTTTATGGACGTGGGAACGAGCGGCGGAATGGAAGGCGCTCGCAATGGTGCCTGCACAATGATCGGCGGCGATGCAGAAGTTTTTGCTCATGTTGAGCCTATCTTCAAGGACATTTCGATTGAAAACGGCTATCTTTACACTGGGAAGGTCGGAAGCGGCCACTTCCTGAAAATGGTGCACAACGGGATTGAGTACGGAATGATGCAGGCGATCGCTGAAGGTTTTGAGATTCTTGAAAAAAGCCCATTCGATTATGACTATAAAGAAGTTTCTCGTGTATGGAACCATGGATCGGTCATCCGCAGCTGGCTGATGGAACTGATGGAAAATGCCTTCTCCAAAGAGCCTAAGCTTGAAAGTATCAAGGGCGTAATGCATTCATCTGGTGAAGGAAAATGGACAGTTGAAACAGCGTTGGATCTGCAAACAGCAGCACCAGTCATCGCGCTTTCATTGATGATGCGCTACCGCTCACTTGAAGACGACACGTTCACAGGAAAAGTTGTCGCAGCATTGCGAAACGAATTCGGCGGACATGCTGTCGAAAAGAAATAA
- a CDS encoding ABC transporter substrate-binding protein, whose amino-acid sequence MKTKWYFFFLTTVAVSAMIYAFLGVKGEESVEIGVLMIGENRYEKLTGLEAGLMDLGYSAKNIHFTVKNAHDDEEKIGKHIDQLLKEQPDLIVTLGGIETLRLKEKMDEGNIDIPVVFAGLAAPKELGLIKDYKSPGGNFTGINNYHASISGKRLEMLTALVPAIDRVHVIYDSKIDVSKLSLEETRSAARELGVDIAPCDASKDCLDTLWNSSGKREAILVLPSFRIESLTDEIVMLTKEKKIPAMGLYDFEAEKGLLASYGSSFYSQGYQASRFVSLILQGNKPGDLPVELPDGIRFVVNQQTKDALGVSYNQDLLHIADLIHPEVQGGSK is encoded by the coding sequence GTGAAGACAAAGTGGTATTTCTTTTTCCTGACGACGGTTGCCGTTTCGGCAATGATCTATGCTTTTCTGGGAGTGAAAGGGGAAGAGTCTGTTGAAATCGGCGTCCTGATGATCGGCGAAAACCGCTATGAGAAATTAACAGGCCTGGAAGCAGGATTGATGGATCTGGGATACAGCGCGAAGAACATCCATTTTACCGTGAAAAATGCCCATGATGATGAAGAGAAGATTGGCAAGCATATTGATCAGCTGCTTAAGGAGCAGCCTGATCTGATCGTGACACTTGGCGGAATTGAAACTCTTCGTCTAAAGGAAAAAATGGATGAAGGCAATATCGACATTCCGGTTGTTTTTGCAGGCCTTGCCGCGCCGAAGGAACTGGGATTGATAAAAGATTACAAGTCTCCGGGTGGAAATTTTACCGGAATCAATAATTACCATGCCAGCATTTCGGGCAAGCGTCTCGAAATGCTTACCGCACTTGTGCCGGCCATTGACAGGGTGCATGTGATTTATGACAGTAAGATTGATGTCAGTAAATTGAGCCTTGAGGAAACGAGGAGTGCAGCCAGGGAATTGGGTGTGGACATTGCACCTTGTGATGCTTCAAAGGACTGTCTGGATACTCTATGGAATTCGTCCGGCAAAAGAGAGGCCATCCTCGTCCTGCCGAGCTTCAGGATTGAGTCATTGACAGATGAAATAGTCATGCTGACAAAGGAGAAGAAAATCCCGGCAATGGGTCTGTATGATTTTGAAGCGGAAAAAGGGCTGCTGGCGAGCTACGGATCCAGCTTTTATTCACAGGGATATCAGGCTTCTAGATTCGTCAGCTTGATTTTGCAGGGAAACAAGCCGGGGGATTTGCCTGTTGAACTGCCAGATGGCATAAGGTTTGTCGTCAACCAGCAAACGAAGGACGCACTGGGCGTCAGCTATAATCAAGACTTGCTGCATATCGCCGACCTGATCCACCCTGAAGTGCAGGGAGGGAGCAAGTGA